The Neoarius graeffei isolate fNeoGra1 chromosome 7, fNeoGra1.pri, whole genome shotgun sequence genome includes a region encoding these proteins:
- the golga5 gene encoding golgin subfamily A member 5, whose protein sequence is MSWLVDLAGRAEDFLNKVDQGAASALTKHSSHSSSSASFEPPEPDLTPNSAPYESRHETHGFVSAAAENIKKSKATVLAGTANVSSTTPLGSVVGSGGAVKASSSFVRPRRPEVDDELLFNFLNSSDPPQSDRKEVRRDPVVRTNGEAEGSAQGQARVASAPATPASTQALSRNSSLSSLAASTHSAKTENESTRDGSQGDATESSDSGLAVAATPNVPAVVESSSAQEEQLSQVVSGLRLENQLLRSEVSSLNQEMASLVQRAKDTQDELNQARSRAEKWNAEQSRSDRVVREFRAQVDDLTQALTAKDAQLAVLRVRLDEADQLLKARSSALEEVQSERTRIMQDHSEGNSLHSQALQTLQERLREAETALNREQDSYRQMQSEFAARLARTEAERQTLAESLTGAERRAMEERQRAEELQQQAKAARAAADYAKQELHDYKNKASRILQSKEKLISSLKEGSALEVLDAGGTAEVELEELRHEKELQKEEIQKLQAQMQSLRSEIQELENQAVVDAESWREQQLELQEQNSQQSRQKQEMEAELERCKQELHYVEDEHHRTKSTLQSRIKDREDEIQKLRNQLTNKALSNSSQAELEGRLHQLTETLIQKQTMLEALGTEKSSLVFQLERLEQQLKSMQGGQSGGSHINMAAVDGGGARQRNTPVLFSDQDGSETGVYGKVRKAASTIDRFSIRLGIFLRRYPMARVFVIIYMALLHLWVMIVLLTYTPEMHPQSPPDGR, encoded by the exons ATGTCTTGGTTGGTTGACTTAGCCGGCCGAGCCGAGGATTTTCTGAACAAAGTGGATCAGGGAGCTGCCAGTGCTCTGACCAAACACTCGAGCCACAGTTCCTCCTCGGCGTCATTCGAGCCTCCGGAGCCTGATTTAACTCCGAACAGCGCTCCGTACGAGTCCCGTCACGAGACGCACGGCTTCGTCTCTGCTGCTGCCGAGAACATTAAGAAATCCAAAGCCACCGTGTTAGCAGGCACAGCGAATGTGTCCAGTACAACTCCTCTGGGTTCAGTTGTTGGCAGCGGCGGTGCGGTCAAAGCTTCATCCAGCTTCGTGAGGCCCAGACGACCTGAAGTGGACGATGAGCTGCTGTTCAACTTCCTGAACAGCTCTGACCCACCACAGAGCGACAGGAAGGAGGTGAGGAGAGACCCAGTGGTCCGGACGAACGGCGAGGCTGAAGGATCGGCTCAGGGGCAGGCGAGGGTCGCATCTGCCCCAGCTACTCCTGCTTCGACACAGGCTCTGTCTCGAAACTCCAGCCTCAGCTCCCTCGCCGCGAGCACACACAGCGCCAAGACCGAGAACGAGTCCACTCGAGATGGAAGCCAAG gtGATGCCACGGAGAGCTCAGATTCAGGCCTGGCGGTAGCAGCAACACCAAATGTTCCAGCTGTGGTGGAGTCGAGCTCAGCTCAGGAGGAGCAGCTCAGTCAGGTGGTGTCTGGTCTACGTTTGGAGAACCAGCTCCTGCGCAGTGAAGTGTCCTCACTCAACCAGGAGATGGCGTCACTTGTCCAGAGAGCCAAGGACACGCAGGACG AGCTGAACCAGGCCCGATCTCGTGCCGAGAAGTGGAACGCGGAACAGAGTCGCTCGGACCGCGTGGTCAGGGAGTTCAGGGCGCAGGTTGATGACCTCACACAGGCTCTGACAGCCAAGGACGCTCAGCTGGCCGTGCTCAGGGTGCGACTGGACGAGGCGGATCAGTTACTGAAGGCCAGAAGCTCGGCCCTGGAGGAGGTTCAGAGCGAGAGGACCAG GATCATGCAGGACCACAGCGAGGGGAACAGTCTCCACTCTCAGGCTCTACAGACGCTGCAGGAGCGACTCCGAGAggccgagacggctctgaacagagaGCAGGACAGCTACAGACAGATGCAG agtgagtTTGCGGCACGGCTGGCGAGGACCGAGGCGGAGCGGCAGACGTTGGCTGAGTCGTTGACGGGCGCCGAGCGAAGAGCGatggaagagagacagagagccgaGGAGCTCCAGCAGCAGGCCAAAGCCGCCCGAGCTGCAGCCGATTACGCCAAACAGGAGCTGCACGACTACAAAAATAAAGCCTCACGCATCCTCCAG TCCAAAGAGAAGCTGATTAGCAGTTTGAAGGAGGGCTCGGCTTTGGAGGTGCTGGACGCCGGAGGAACAGCCGAAGTCGAACTGGAGGAGTTACGGCACGAGAAGGAGCTCCAGAAGGAGGAGATCCAGAAACTCCAGGCTCAGATGCAGAGCCTTCGTTCAGAAATACAG GAGCTGGAGAACCAGGCTGTGGTGGATGCAGAGAGCTGGAGAGAGCAGCAGCTGGAGCTCCAGGAGCAAAACTCTCAACAGAGCCGACAGAAACAAGAgatggaggctgaactggagcgtTGCAAACAG gAGCTGCATTACGTGGAGGATGAACACCATCGCACGAAAAGCACCCTGCAGAGTCGCATCAAAGACAGAGAGGATGAGATCCAGAAACTCAGGAACCAG CTGACCAATAAGGCTCTGAGCAATAGCAGCCAAGCAGAGCTCGAAGGCCGTCTGCATCAGCTCACTGAGACTCTGATCCAGAAACAGACCATGCTGGAGGCTCTGGGCACGGAGAAGAGTTCACTGGTTTTCCAGCTGGAGCGGCTTGAGCAGCAGCTGAAGAGCATGCAGGGAGGCCAGAGCGGCGGCTCACACATCAACATGGCTGCTGTGGATGGAGGAG GGGCGAGGCAGAGAAACACACCGGTGCTGTTCAGCGATCAGGACGGCTCAGAGACAGGTGTGTACGGAAAAGTGCGCAAAGCAGCCAGCACCATAGATCGCTTCAG CATCCGCTTAGGGATCTTTCTCAGACGTTACCCCATGGCCAGAGTCTTTGTAATCATTTATAtg GCACTACTGCACCTCTGGGTGATGATCGTCCTGCTGACGTACACACCCGAGATGCACCCACAGTCTCCTCCCGATGGCAGATAG